GCTGGATAATCGGCTTAAGGCCAATTTATCCGTTTTTTATATCGATATAGAGGACAAGCAGGTCACTGAGTATGTTCCCGGTGTGATGGGGGCAAGGAAAATAAAAAATGCCGCTGAAGCTCATTCGCAAGGTGTTGAACTGGAGGTGCAGGCCAGTACGCCGATCGGACTGGATCTGATTGCCGGTGTTGGCTACATGGACACGGAGATTGACAAATGGACGGCGACTGAAGCTGATTTTGGGCAATATGAGTATTCAGGCAAGGACCTGCCAAATGCCCCGGAGTATACCTATAACCTCGGCGCGCAATACCGAATGGCCTGTGGATTTTTCGGAAGAGTCGATTTGCTGGGGGTGGGAGATTTTTATTTTGATACCAAGAACGACATAAAGCAAAGCGCTTACCAGCTCGTTAACCTGCGCATAGGCTATGAATCCCGGCACTACGACATCATTTTGTGGGCGAAAAAT
The nucleotide sequence above comes from Desulfosalsimonas propionicica. Encoded proteins:
- a CDS encoding TonB-dependent receptor domain-containing protein, which translates into the protein LDNRLKANLSVFYIDIEDKQVTEYVPGVMGARKIKNAAEAHSQGVELEVQASTPIGLDLIAGVGYMDTEIDKWTATEADFGQYEYSGKDLPNAPEYTYNLGAQYRMACGFFGRVDLLGVGDFYFDTKNDIKQSAYQLVNLRIGYESRHYDIILWAKNVFDEKYAKRKVDWGGDQLGQDGDPRMFGVKATYRF